In Paraburkholderia bryophila, a single genomic region encodes these proteins:
- a CDS encoding ATP-binding protein — protein MDKLEQFLTRAEAVLGRLEAMLPPAAPNIDWSAAVAFRWRKRQGRGYLQPVPAISAITLDDLQNIERQKGLIEQNTRQFVHKQPANNVLLTGARGTGKSSLIKACLNAYAKDGLRLIEVDKDDLHDLGDIVDLIAQRPERFVVFCDDLSFEDGESGYKALKVALDGSIAAQSDNVLIYATSNRRHLLPEYMSDNETYKHTSDGEIHPGELVEEKISLSERFGLWVSFYPFKQDDYLSIIGHWLRHFGCDDAEVEAARGDALVWALERGSRSGRVAWQFARDWSGRKDPA, from the coding sequence ATGGACAAACTCGAACAGTTTCTGACCCGCGCCGAAGCCGTACTCGGCCGCCTGGAAGCGATGCTTCCGCCCGCTGCACCGAACATCGACTGGTCGGCCGCGGTGGCGTTCCGCTGGCGCAAGCGCCAGGGGCGCGGTTACCTGCAGCCTGTGCCGGCCATTTCGGCGATCACGCTCGACGACCTGCAAAACATCGAGCGCCAGAAAGGCTTGATCGAGCAGAACACGCGTCAGTTCGTGCATAAGCAACCGGCCAACAACGTGCTGCTGACCGGCGCGCGCGGCACCGGCAAGTCGTCGTTGATCAAGGCCTGCCTGAACGCGTATGCGAAAGACGGCCTGCGTCTGATCGAAGTGGACAAGGACGATCTGCACGATCTCGGCGATATCGTCGACTTGATCGCGCAGCGGCCGGAGCGCTTCGTGGTGTTTTGCGACGACCTGTCGTTCGAAGACGGCGAGTCGGGCTACAAGGCGCTGAAGGTCGCGCTCGACGGCTCGATCGCCGCGCAGTCGGACAACGTGCTGATTTACGCGACGTCGAACCGCCGCCATTTGTTGCCTGAATACATGAGCGACAACGAGACGTACAAGCACACGTCCGACGGCGAGATTCATCCCGGCGAGCTGGTCGAAGAAAAGATTTCGCTGTCCGAGCGCTTCGGACTGTGGGTCAGCTTCTATCCGTTCAAACAGGACGACTACCTGTCGATCATCGGCCACTGGCTGCGGCACTTCGGCTGCGACGACGCCGAAGTCGAAGCGGCGCGCGGCGATGCGCTGGTGTGGGCGCTCGAACGCGGCTCGCGCTCGGGGCGCGTGGCGTGGCAGTTCGCGCGCGACTGGTCTGGCCGGAAGGACCCGGCATGA
- the mutT gene encoding 8-oxo-dGTP diphosphatase MutT, with the protein MSDAGTNAAGRKVTEVAVGVLVQPDGRYLLAQRPAGKPYGGYWEFPGGKLEAGESVEAALARELHEELGIDVKACHLWHTLEHDYPHAYVRLFFCKVTQWAGEPHGREGQAFVWQTLPADVAPLLPATIPVLEWLAAEKS; encoded by the coding sequence ATGAGCGACGCTGGCACGAACGCCGCCGGCCGCAAGGTGACGGAAGTCGCCGTCGGCGTGCTGGTTCAGCCGGATGGACGCTATTTGTTGGCACAGCGTCCGGCCGGCAAACCGTACGGAGGCTACTGGGAGTTTCCGGGCGGCAAGCTGGAAGCGGGCGAGTCGGTCGAGGCCGCGCTCGCGCGCGAGTTGCACGAGGAGTTGGGGATCGACGTGAAGGCGTGCCACCTGTGGCATACGCTGGAACACGACTACCCGCATGCTTACGTGCGGCTGTTTTTCTGCAAGGTGACACAGTGGGCCGGCGAGCCGCACGGCCGCGAAGGTCAGGCTTTTGTCTGGCAAACGCTGCCGGCGGATGTCGCGCCGCTATTGCCTGCGACCATTCCCGTGCTGGAATGGCTTGCGGCGGAGAAGAGCTAG
- a CDS encoding DNA gyrase inhibitor YacG produces the protein MPTFVKCPTCGKDVLWAPENRFRPFCSERCKQVDLGAWATEKYKIGGTDQDAVSDETPGGDASSH, from the coding sequence ATGCCAACCTTCGTCAAATGCCCCACTTGCGGAAAGGACGTCCTCTGGGCCCCTGAAAACCGCTTCCGCCCGTTCTGTTCGGAACGTTGCAAGCAGGTCGATCTCGGCGCCTGGGCCACTGAGAAGTACAAGATCGGCGGCACCGACCAGGACGCTGTATCAGATGAAACCCCCGGCGGGGACGCCAGCTCGCATTGA
- the zapD gene encoding cell division protein ZapD — protein MILYEYPFNERIRTLLRLEDLFERFTFFLTQEDAREHHVALTTLFEISEVAGRADLKSDLMKELERQRQTLAPFRGNPGIEQNALEAVLGEIEQTLSGLSQMQGKTGQHLADNEWLASIRSRAIIPGGTCKFDLPSYYAWQQIHPDQRRQDIAKWVTPLLPLRDAATIVLRLARESGQASKVMAMQGSYQQMLSGRSYQLMQVRVVPELRVIPEASANKYMLWVRFTVQDGDLRPRAVDIDVPFQLTLCSL, from the coding sequence TTGATCCTTTACGAGTATCCCTTCAACGAGCGAATCCGGACGCTATTGCGCCTCGAAGATCTGTTCGAGCGCTTCACGTTCTTTCTGACTCAGGAAGACGCCAGGGAACATCACGTCGCGTTGACAACGTTGTTCGAAATCTCCGAGGTCGCCGGTCGCGCGGATCTGAAGTCCGATCTGATGAAGGAACTCGAACGCCAGCGTCAAACGCTCGCGCCGTTCCGCGGCAATCCTGGCATCGAGCAGAACGCGCTGGAAGCGGTACTCGGGGAAATCGAACAGACCCTCTCGGGCCTTTCGCAGATGCAGGGCAAAACCGGCCAGCATCTGGCCGACAACGAGTGGCTTGCCAGCATCCGAAGTCGCGCGATCATTCCGGGCGGCACCTGCAAATTCGACCTGCCGTCTTACTACGCGTGGCAACAAATTCATCCGGATCAGCGTCGCCAGGACATCGCCAAATGGGTCACGCCGCTGCTGCCGCTGCGTGACGCGGCCACCATCGTGCTGCGGCTCGCGCGGGAATCCGGTCAGGCGTCGAAGGTCATGGCCATGCAAGGCAGCTATCAGCAGATGCTGTCGGGCCGTTCGTATCAATTGATGCAGGTGCGCGTGGTACCCGAATTGCGCGTGATCCCGGAAGCCAGTGCGAACAAGTACATGCTCTGGGTGCGTTTCACTGTGCAGGACGGCGATCTGCGTCCGCGCGCGGTCGATATCGACGTGCCGTTCCAGCTCACGCTCTGCAGCCTGTAA
- the coaE gene encoding dephospho-CoA kinase (Dephospho-CoA kinase (CoaE) performs the final step in coenzyme A biosynthesis.), translating to MFVVGLTGGIGSGKSTVADLFAAHGVPLVDTDLIAHRITAPHGIAMPQIAAEFGTEFVAADGSLDRARMRTLVFSDDGARKRLEGITHPLIRAETERGQREARGPYVIVVVPLLVESGSWKTRVNRVLTVDCSVETQISRVMTRNGFGRDQVLAIIARQATREARLAAADDVIGNDGASLDSLRAQVDAQHRVYLSLAAGASA from the coding sequence ATGTTCGTCGTGGGACTGACTGGCGGTATCGGCAGTGGCAAATCGACCGTGGCCGACCTGTTCGCCGCGCACGGCGTGCCGCTCGTCGATACCGATCTGATCGCGCATCGCATCACCGCGCCGCACGGCATCGCGATGCCGCAAATCGCGGCTGAGTTCGGCACGGAGTTCGTCGCGGCGGACGGCTCGCTCGACCGCGCCCGCATGCGCACACTGGTATTCAGCGACGACGGCGCGCGCAAGCGGCTCGAAGGCATCACCCATCCGTTGATTCGTGCGGAGACCGAACGCGGGCAGCGCGAGGCGCGCGGGCCTTATGTGATCGTCGTCGTGCCGCTGCTGGTCGAATCGGGTAGCTGGAAGACCCGCGTAAACCGCGTGCTGACCGTCGATTGCAGCGTCGAGACGCAAATCTCGCGCGTCATGACCCGCAACGGCTTCGGCCGCGATCAGGTGCTGGCGATCATCGCCCGCCAGGCCACGCGCGAAGCACGCCTCGCCGCAGCCGACGACGTGATCGGCAACGACGGCGCATCGCTCGACAGCCTGCGAGCGCAGGTCGACGCGCAGCATCGCGTGTATCTGTCGCTCGCCGCTGGGGCGTCGGCATGA
- a CDS encoding prepilin peptidase produces MQAISPLVSDTSSSLLAGLLPGHFAADLGFAFGSLPTGLQFVFAVVFGLVIGSFLNVVVHRVPIMLERAWQEEVHEATGAPLEDDTLPARYNLWVPRSACPHCGHVLSAWENLPVLSYLLLRGRCSACKARVSPRYPLLEIASAACAAGTLALYGPTATTLAAFGLCAALLAMSAIDIDTHLLPDSMTLPLLWAGLIVNFNGMFANLQDAVLGAIFGYLTLWVVHWLFKLVRGVEGMGYGDFKLLAALGAWFGWAALPQIVLIAAVSGAVVGLAATWLGRMRFQEPLPFGPFLAAGGAVTLFVGTPLYLALGG; encoded by the coding sequence ATGCAGGCTATTTCTCCACTCGTGTCAGACACCTCTTCCAGCTTGCTTGCGGGCTTGCTGCCCGGGCACTTTGCCGCCGATCTGGGCTTTGCGTTCGGCAGCCTGCCGACCGGCTTGCAGTTCGTTTTCGCGGTCGTGTTCGGCCTCGTGATAGGCAGCTTCCTCAACGTGGTCGTGCATCGTGTGCCGATCATGCTGGAGCGTGCATGGCAAGAGGAAGTGCATGAAGCCACGGGCGCGCCGCTCGAAGACGACACGCTGCCCGCCCGCTACAACCTGTGGGTGCCACGCAGCGCGTGCCCGCACTGCGGCCATGTGCTCAGCGCGTGGGAGAACCTGCCGGTGCTGAGTTACCTGCTGTTGCGCGGACGTTGCTCGGCATGCAAAGCGCGCGTCAGCCCGCGCTACCCGTTGCTCGAAATCGCCAGCGCCGCCTGCGCGGCCGGCACACTCGCGCTGTATGGCCCGACCGCCACGACGCTCGCGGCGTTCGGCCTGTGCGCGGCGTTGCTGGCCATGAGCGCGATCGACATTGACACGCACCTGCTGCCGGATTCGATGACGCTGCCGCTTTTGTGGGCAGGCCTGATCGTCAATTTCAACGGCATGTTCGCCAATCTTCAAGATGCGGTGCTGGGCGCGATCTTCGGTTATCTGACGCTGTGGGTCGTGCACTGGTTGTTCAAGCTGGTGCGCGGTGTCGAAGGCATGGGCTATGGCGATTTCAAACTGCTGGCCGCGCTCGGCGCCTGGTTCGGCTGGGCCGCTCTCCCGCAGATCGTGCTGATCGCCGCGGTCAGCGGCGCGGTGGTCGGCCTCGCCGCCACATGGCTCGGCCGCATGCGCTTCCAGGAACCGTTGCCGTTCGGACCGTTTCTCGCGGCGGGCGGCGCTGTTACGCTGTTCGTCGGCACGCCGCTTTATCTCGCGCTGGGGGGCTGA
- a CDS encoding type II secretion system F family protein: MNTGVLVRPAATELRFKWHGVNAQGTHKRGALIAPDASAARALLNKRDNLFIIELKAHGAAPCPKTRAADVTLFTRQLASLLRAGLPLAPALDLLAQTGNVRQQGMPRIVGALARDITSGLRFSAALQRHPAQFSAFYCQLVEVGEAAGALATVLARLADDRERAAAQRAKVRAALTYPGAILLLAMAITTALLVWVVPTFKQIFDGFGAKLPAPTQFVLALSAGAARWSVPAVVMLFAMAWTVTFLLRRSEAARIRFARVALRIPVAGPLLSSLCAARWSRALGTLLTAGTPLADAFDSLTHATGNAFFDRATVDIAARLRRGERLAAAMRSAHCFAPEIVQPVAVAEESGTLDTMLIDVASLSDRQVDEKIATLASLCEPLVIVVLGALVGGLVIAMYLPIIQLGNVV, translated from the coding sequence GTGAATACCGGCGTGCTGGTTCGGCCAGCGGCAACGGAACTGCGCTTCAAATGGCACGGCGTCAACGCGCAGGGCACGCACAAGCGCGGCGCGCTGATCGCACCGGACGCCAGCGCCGCGCGCGCGCTGCTCAACAAGCGCGACAACCTGTTCATCATCGAACTCAAAGCGCACGGAGCGGCGCCCTGCCCCAAGACCCGCGCCGCCGACGTCACGCTGTTCACACGCCAGCTCGCCAGTCTGCTGCGCGCCGGCTTGCCGCTCGCGCCCGCGCTCGATCTGCTAGCGCAAACCGGCAACGTGCGCCAGCAAGGCATGCCGCGTATCGTCGGCGCGCTGGCACGCGACATTACGAGCGGCCTGCGGTTTTCCGCGGCGCTGCAACGGCACCCGGCCCAATTCAGCGCGTTCTATTGCCAGCTCGTCGAGGTGGGCGAAGCAGCCGGCGCGTTAGCCACGGTCCTGGCCCGCCTCGCCGACGACCGCGAGCGCGCCGCCGCGCAGCGCGCCAAGGTGCGTGCCGCGTTGACCTATCCGGGGGCGATCCTGCTGCTGGCCATGGCGATCACCACCGCGCTGCTGGTGTGGGTCGTGCCGACGTTCAAACAGATCTTCGACGGCTTCGGCGCGAAGCTGCCCGCGCCGACCCAGTTCGTATTGGCGCTCTCGGCGGGTGCCGCGCGCTGGAGCGTGCCGGCCGTCGTCATGTTGTTCGCCATGGCTTGGACTGTGACGTTTCTGCTGCGACGTTCCGAAGCGGCACGCATACGCTTCGCACGCGTGGCGCTGAGAATACCGGTCGCCGGTCCGCTGTTGAGCAGTCTGTGCGCAGCCCGCTGGAGTCGTGCGCTCGGCACGCTGCTAACGGCCGGCACGCCGCTCGCCGACGCTTTCGACTCCTTGACGCACGCCACCGGCAACGCATTCTTCGACCGCGCCACCGTCGATATCGCGGCACGGTTGCGGCGCGGTGAACGGCTCGCGGCGGCCATGCGTTCGGCACACTGTTTTGCGCCGGAGATCGTGCAGCCGGTCGCGGTCGCCGAGGAATCGGGCACGCTCGACACCATGCTGATCGACGTGGCATCGCTCAGCGATCGTCAGGTAGACGAAAAGATCGCCACGCTGGCGAGCCTGTGCGAGCCGCTTGTCATCGTCGTACTGGGTGCACTGGTCGGCGGCCTCGTCATCGCCATGTATCTTCCCATTATTCAACTCGGCAACGTGGTGTAG
- a CDS encoding GspE/PulE family protein: MQASSHPAAPASGQSTFSSETAVKTRPANFAVDPAANLGDIDTAPAVRLLTETLQEATRRNASDLHIEPSEHGWRVRLRIDGVLHETPQPPAHLRDAFITRVKVLARMDIAERRVPQDGRLRIATSPGRTEDYRVNSLPTLFGEKLVLRRLDALPADLSLDSLGLDPQQHATVDAAIRAPHGLMLVTGPTGSGKTLSLYCFLQLLNDTSRNLCSVEDPAEIQLAGINQVSVREKAGLTFAVALRAFLRQDPDVIMVGEIRDDETADVAVKAAQTGHLVLSTLHTNDAPAAIARLIDIGVEPYNLAAALRMVTAQRLVRRLCVTCRTPAPHSAAALRAAGFADAQLDGWQPYAAAGCAKCHGIGYRGRIGVHQVMPVSEPMRELIVVNAGTHELARLARAEQVATLRDAALARVRDGTTSLAEALAATEVA; the protein is encoded by the coding sequence ATGCAAGCATCCAGTCATCCCGCTGCGCCCGCTTCAGGGCAATCAACGTTCAGTAGCGAAACTGCAGTCAAAACCAGGCCCGCAAACTTCGCGGTCGATCCCGCCGCTAACCTCGGCGACATCGACACCGCGCCGGCCGTTCGCCTTCTCACCGAAACGCTGCAGGAAGCCACGCGCCGCAATGCGTCGGATCTGCATATCGAACCGTCGGAGCATGGGTGGCGCGTACGCTTGCGCATCGACGGCGTGCTGCATGAGACGCCGCAGCCGCCCGCGCATCTGCGCGACGCGTTCATCACCCGCGTGAAGGTGCTGGCGCGCATGGACATCGCCGAGCGGCGCGTGCCGCAAGACGGCCGGCTGCGGATCGCCACGTCGCCCGGACGCACCGAAGACTATCGCGTCAATTCGCTGCCTACGCTGTTCGGCGAAAAGCTGGTGCTGCGCCGGCTCGACGCATTGCCCGCGGATCTGTCGCTCGACTCGCTCGGCCTCGATCCACAACAGCACGCCACCGTCGACGCCGCGATCCGTGCGCCGCACGGCCTCATGCTGGTCACCGGTCCGACCGGCAGCGGCAAAACGCTGTCGCTGTATTGCTTCCTGCAATTGCTCAACGACACGTCGCGCAATCTGTGCTCGGTTGAAGATCCGGCCGAAATCCAACTAGCCGGCATCAACCAGGTCAGCGTGCGGGAGAAAGCGGGCCTTACCTTCGCCGTGGCGCTGCGGGCGTTTTTGCGTCAGGACCCGGACGTGATCATGGTCGGTGAAATCCGCGACGACGAAACTGCCGACGTCGCCGTGAAGGCCGCGCAAACCGGCCACCTCGTGCTGTCAACGCTGCATACGAACGACGCGCCCGCGGCGATCGCACGTCTGATCGACATTGGCGTCGAGCCGTACAACCTGGCAGCCGCGCTGCGCATGGTGACGGCGCAACGACTGGTGCGCCGACTGTGCGTGACATGTCGAACGCCCGCGCCACACTCGGCCGCAGCGCTACGAGCCGCCGGTTTCGCCGACGCTCAGCTCGACGGCTGGCAGCCCTACGCCGCCGCCGGTTGCGCGAAGTGCCACGGTATCGGCTACCGTGGCCGGATCGGCGTGCATCAGGTGATGCCGGTGTCCGAGCCGATGCGTGAACTGATCGTGGTGAACGCGGGCACGCATGAACTCGCGCGGCTCGCTCGGGCGGAACAGGTGGCCACGTTGCGTGACGCCGCATTGGCGCGTGTGCGCGACGGCACGACGAGTCTCGCGGAAGCGCTGGCCGCCACGGAGGTCGCGTGA
- a CDS encoding HlyC/CorC family transporter, producing MEQLPLWAQIGAVCLLLVCSSFFSISETAMMALNRHRLKHLANQNVLGAKTTQGLLARTDQLLSVVLIGNNLFNTIIPVLTTSIALHTFGRNNLVLSIATGIVAFLIIVFAEITPKIVGATFPEKIALPASLLIAPMMRVAKPLVWFVNLFANAILRVLHINTKGGRDQRLTTEELRTIVLESGSFMPTKHRSILLNLFDLENISVDDVMIPRRRIEALDFDAPFEQILHQLETCYHNKLIVYQGDIDRVLGVLHVRKTLAALHNQELERETLRELLAEPYFVPSGTPVFQQLQFFQESRHRTALVVNEYGELQGLVTPEDIIEELIGEFTTSIPRSANTRGGWNESGECIVAGSMPLRELNRWLQLTLPTDGPKTLNGLILEILEDIPDGDVCVQIGDTKLEVMRSDDQAIRTVKLFKPPVRGAAKAAKATRI from the coding sequence GTGGAACAACTTCCCCTATGGGCGCAGATCGGCGCAGTTTGTCTGCTGCTCGTCTGCTCCAGTTTCTTTTCCATTTCTGAAACGGCGATGATGGCGCTCAACCGTCATCGCCTGAAGCACCTGGCCAATCAGAACGTGCTTGGTGCAAAGACCACGCAAGGCCTGCTCGCGCGGACCGACCAGTTGTTGAGCGTGGTGCTGATCGGCAACAATCTGTTCAATACGATCATTCCGGTGCTGACCACCTCGATCGCGCTGCACACGTTCGGCCGCAACAACCTCGTGCTCTCGATCGCGACCGGCATTGTCGCGTTCCTGATCATCGTGTTCGCGGAGATCACGCCGAAGATCGTCGGCGCGACCTTTCCGGAAAAAATCGCGCTGCCCGCCAGCCTGCTGATCGCGCCGATGATGCGCGTCGCGAAGCCGCTCGTCTGGTTCGTCAATCTGTTCGCCAACGCGATCCTGCGGGTGCTGCACATCAACACCAAGGGCGGGCGGGATCAACGCCTGACCACCGAAGAACTGCGCACCATCGTGCTCGAATCGGGCAGCTTCATGCCCACCAAACACCGCAGCATTCTGCTGAACCTGTTCGACCTCGAAAACATCTCCGTCGACGACGTGATGATCCCGCGCCGCCGCATCGAAGCGCTGGATTTCGACGCGCCGTTCGAACAGATCCTGCATCAGCTCGAGACCTGTTATCACAACAAGCTGATCGTCTATCAAGGCGACATTGACCGCGTGCTCGGTGTGCTGCACGTGCGCAAGACCCTGGCCGCGCTGCACAACCAGGAACTCGAGCGCGAGACGCTGCGCGAACTGCTCGCCGAGCCGTACTTCGTGCCGAGCGGTACGCCCGTGTTCCAGCAACTGCAGTTCTTCCAGGAAAGCCGCCACCGCACCGCGCTGGTCGTCAACGAGTATGGCGAGTTGCAAGGCCTCGTCACGCCGGAAGACATCATCGAAGAACTGATCGGCGAATTCACCACGTCGATTCCGCGTAGCGCCAACACGCGCGGCGGCTGGAACGAGAGCGGCGAATGCATCGTGGCGGGCAGCATGCCGCTGCGTGAACTGAACCGCTGGCTGCAACTGACGCTGCCCACCGACGGCCCCAAAACGCTCAACGGCCTGATCCTCGAAATTCTCGAAGACATTCCGGACGGCGACGTCTGCGTGCAGATCGGCGACACCAAGCTCGAAGTAATGCGCAGCGACGATCAGGCGATCCGCACCGTCAAGCTGTTCAAGCCACCGGTGCGCGGTGCGGCCAAGGCAGCCAAAGCCACGCGCATCTGA
- a CDS encoding FHA domain-containing protein yields the protein MPSFSLQLMIVACHGKALSNEPGAVFDAAGGSIGRAPDNTLVLPDDDDGGSAVARRHALIGAHGDGWQLLNTSEHAAIAVNGKLVEPRGQIELHAGDIVNIGAYVLRAAACSALPVWNLPGGSSLTDARSAAESGAGSRSGATADSAEHAAPNPLYVTARPRDLSDDRPFGPGTSTSLHDLLDTPLDPLALFEPPATTWSNTRWNDANVHDLFADLTAAPPGAFDASRTDNAPGHALRDHVAEFDGHLRVKIATPMEETQRHSAVAQRTDYADAFGRLYDASACVVRVAVPNYGGETHGRSEPSHKATIDGGEAIESAAVLAHAFLDGAGVPCDAAAEAGLTPEFMHTLGTLVRTLKQHTGQN from the coding sequence ATGCCCTCTTTCAGCCTTCAATTGATGATCGTCGCCTGCCACGGCAAGGCGCTATCGAACGAACCGGGCGCGGTCTTCGACGCCGCGGGCGGCTCGATCGGCCGCGCGCCGGACAACACGCTGGTGCTACCCGACGACGATGACGGCGGCAGCGCAGTGGCGCGTCGCCATGCGTTGATCGGCGCGCACGGCGACGGGTGGCAGTTGCTCAATACCAGCGAGCATGCGGCGATCGCCGTCAATGGCAAGCTGGTCGAACCGCGCGGACAGATCGAACTGCACGCGGGCGACATCGTCAATATCGGCGCCTATGTGCTGCGGGCGGCGGCGTGCTCGGCGTTGCCGGTCTGGAATCTGCCGGGCGGGTCCTCGCTGACCGACGCGCGTTCCGCCGCTGAGTCTGGCGCTGGCTCTCGCTCTGGCGCTACCGCTGACTCTGCCGAACACGCTGCACCGAATCCGCTCTACGTAACAGCGCGACCGCGTGACCTTTCCGATGACCGGCCGTTCGGTCCCGGAACATCGACCTCGTTACACGATCTGCTCGATACGCCGCTGGATCCGCTTGCGCTATTCGAACCACCGGCTACGACGTGGTCGAACACCCGATGGAACGACGCGAACGTTCACGACCTGTTCGCCGACCTCACTGCCGCGCCACCCGGCGCGTTCGACGCATCGCGTACCGACAACGCGCCCGGTCATGCGCTCCGCGACCACGTGGCGGAATTCGACGGCCATCTGCGGGTAAAGATCGCCACGCCGATGGAGGAGACCCAGCGGCATAGCGCTGTCGCTCAGCGAACCGACTACGCCGACGCGTTCGGCCGGTTATACGACGCGTCGGCCTGCGTCGTGCGTGTTGCCGTGCCGAATTACGGCGGTGAAACTCACGGGCGGAGCGAACCGTCGCACAAGGCAACGATCGACGGAGGCGAAGCCATCGAATCCGCCGCCGTGCTCGCCCACGCCTTTCTCGACGGCGCCGGCGTGCCCTGCGACGCAGCCGCCGAGGCCGGCCTCACCCCGGAATTCATGCACACACTAGGAACACTGGTCCGCACGCTCAAACAACATACCGGCCAAAACTAG